The Labilibaculum sp. sequence ATTGAAGAAATAAAATGCTACTTAGCAAAGCATCTGTTGCAGTTTGGCTTTAGCCAACTGATAGCGTTAAAATTAGTAAATAGGCTTTAGCCGCATAAAATACAATAGGAGTAATAGGTAAACTAAGCTTTGGATTACTCTGCCAATTGTTTAGCTTACCAATACAAATTCCATGTGCTGAATGGTAAGAACTGAAAATGATGCTAAAGCAAAAGATGAGAAACTTTTAAATTCAGTTGGCTAAAGCCAAACTGCAATGGATAAAAAAACACAATGCATTTCCTGATGAAAGGAGCAAGGCTGAGTATCTATTGCTGTTGTTTTCAAACAGCAGATAACCAGGAATTAAAATGATTGAAGAAATAAAATGCTACTTAGCAAAGCATCTGTTGCAGTTTGGCTTTAGCCAACTAATAACATGAAATTAGTAAATAGGCTTTAGCCGCATAAAATACAATAGGAGTAATAGGCAAACTAAGCTTTGGATTACTCTGCCAATTGCTTAGCTTACCAATACAAATTTCATGTGCTGAATGGTAAGAAATGAAAATGATGCTAAAGCAAAAGATGAGAAACTTTTAAATTCAGTTGGCTAAAACCGAACTGCAATGGATAAAAAAACACAATGCATTTCCTGATGAAAGGAGCAAAGCTGAGTAGCTATTGCTGTTGTTTTCAAACAACAGATAACCAGGAATTAAAATGATTGAAGAAATAAAATGCTACTTAGCAAAACATTTATTGCAGTTTGGCTTTAGCCAACTGATAACATGAAATTAGTAAATAGGCTTTAGCCACATAAAAGGAGTAATAGGCAAACTAAGGTTTGGACCAATATGCCAATTGTTTAGCATTTCTAATGCAAATTCCATGTGCTGAATGGTAAGAACTGAAAATGATGCTAAAGCAAAAGATGAGAAACTTTTAAATTCAGTTGGCTAAAGCCAAACTGCAATGGATAAAAAAACACAATGCATTTCCTGATGAAAGGAGCAAGGCTGAGTATCTATTGCTGTTGTTTTCAAACAACAGATAACAAGGAATTAAAATGATTGAAGAAATAAAATGCTACTTAGCAAAGCATCTGTTGCAGTTTGGCTTTAGCCAACTAATAACATGAAATTAGTAAATAGGCTTTAGCCGCATAAAATACAATAGGAGTAATAGGTAAACTAAGCTTTGGATTACTCTGCCAATTGTTTAGCTTACCAATACAAATTCCATGTGCTGAATGGTAAGAACTGAAAATGATGCTAAAGCAAAAGATGAGAAACTTTTAAATTCAGTTGGCTAAAGCCGAACTGCAATGGATAAAAAAATACAAAGCATTTCCTGATGAAAGGAGCAAAGCTGAGTATCTAATGCTGTTGTTTTCAAACAACAGATAACCAGGAATTAAAATGATTGAAGAAATAAAATGCTACCTAGCAAAACATCTATTGCAGTTTGGCTTTAGCCAACTGATAGCATTAAAATTAGTAAATAGGCTTTAGCCACATAAAATACAATGGGAGTAATAGGCAAACTAAGGTTTGGATTACTCTGCCAATTGCTCAGCTAACCAATACAAATTCCTTCCGGTTTTTAAAAAACAACATTATTTTTATATTCTTAAATTATAATGCCCTGTAAAATAATTATAACATTTTTTTGTTGGGGCTTTATTGTTTCGTAGATTAGGGCGCGAAAACATAAAGAGTACACCTTAAAGTCGTATAGACGGACATAAATACATTGACACTACGCTATGAGATTCATAAGTGTATGTTTTACGATCGATAAAAGAAATATAAATACACATTCATAAGCGTTAGGTGCAAATAGGATGAGCGCTCAGAAATAAATAAACAAATACTATTATGATAGAAAATGAACTCGATAATATTGAGGAAATAAAGGAGGACTTGGAAGACTCATATTCTAATGACGATTTATATAATATAAATTCTTGGGGAGCTGATTTGTCATTTAGAGAACTGATTTCAATGTATGATGAAGATGAATTATTGAAACCAGAGCTTCAAAGAAAGTATGTTTGGGAAAAACCTGAAGCTAGTAGATTTATTGAATCAATATTATTAGGACTTCCCGTTCCTAGTATATTCTTAGCAAATACGAAAGATGAAAAGAAACTAATAATTGATGGCTATCAGAGAATTATGACTGTTGTAGATTATGTTAATGGAATCTGGTCTAAGGATAAAAAAGTTTTTAAGCTTTCAAATACTGAAAAAATTAATAAACGTTGGAGAGGTAAAGCTTATAATGAACTTGATAGTTCTGACCAAAGGAGAATTAGAAGTACAACAATTCACGCAATTATATTTGAACAAAGAGCACCAGCTGATAATGATACTAGTCTATATCAAGTATTTGAAAGAATAAATACTGGGGGTAGAGCTTTAATGCCACAGGAAATCCGAAACTGCGTAAATCAAGGTAGTTTTAACGACCTATTATTTGATTTAAATAAAAATCAAAATTGGCGGACATTATTTGGTAAAGAAGAGGAAGATTCCAGGATGAGGGATTTGGAGTTCATTTTAAGATTCCTTGGATTGGATACAGATTTTATTAGAACCTCTGATCTTTCTGTTATTTCATTGAAAAAGTATTTAAATGAGTTTATGGGTAGCACTAAATCTCAATGCCCTAAAACGATCCAAAAAAGGCGTGATAAATTCAATTATGTCATGAACTTTGTCCATACATATATTGGAGACAACGCTTTTTACAATATTGTATCTGGCGAAGAAACAAAAATTAGAAAGCGATTTTACCCAACAATTTTTGATGCAATTTGTCCTGCAATATCTATTGCTCATAAAAAGTTAGGAAATGATATGCCAACTGAAAATTTAGAAGAAAAAAGACTTGCCTTATTAAAAGACCCAGATTTTAGAAAATTTTCTAGTGAAGGTACAATGCAGATTTCTCATATTCATGGCAGAATTAATAAAGCGTTAAACTATTTATTTGGTATTAGTTATGAATAATCAAGAAGCGCTAACTTCAATTGAAAACTGTGAGGATGAATTGCAACGAATATTTCACCTGATTGAAGGACATGGTCATATGAGTTCAATTGTTCCGTTTTTAACAAATTATGCAATTGTAAAATCTTGTGGAACTGCAGAATTTTGTTTCAAAACTATTATTTCGGATATTCATTCAGGTCAAAGTTCACAAATAGTGAATTACGTAGACAATACTATTAGAAACAGCTCTATGAATCCTAGCTTGGACAATATTTGTAAAACTTTAAAGAAATTTGACCCAGCGTGGAATGACTTATTTAAAGACAAATTAAGTCAGCATGAACATAATCAAAGAATAAAGTCATCATTAGATTCACTTAATACTGCAAGAAATACGTTTGCTCACGGCAGGACACCTGTTTCTTCTTTCGAGAATATTAGAACCTATTTTGGAGATACAGTTGAAGTTTTAAAATTATTAGACGAAGTGGTTAATGAGTAAATATCAGCCCTAATAATGCATAAAAATAGTAGTCGGCTCAGTCTAAAACTAAAGGCTTGCACCACACTTCAATTTTCCTGTAACTAAATAGGACAAAATCCCACAACCAAAAAAAAATGATTCTAAAAAAGACCCATCCGGGTCTTTTTATTTATGTTCATTATTCCGCTAAAAGCGGGGCATTTCGGGATAATTCCGATTATGTATAATCATTCTAGATTTGCATTTGAATTGGGAGCAAGGGAATTTCCTGAGAACGGTTTTTCCAATGAAAAAACAAAGTCATTCTTGAGCTTCACCAAGTGATCAAATGAAATTACAAAGTGGTTCCTGAGCTTCACCAAGCAGTAAAATGACTTCATCAAGTCGTCCCTGAACTTCACCAAGCAGTAAAATGACTTCACCAAGTTGTCCCTGAGCTTCACCAAGTGATCAAATGAAATTACAAAGTAGTTCTTGAGCTTCACTGAGTGATCAAATGAAATTGCAAAGTGGTTCTTGAACTTCGCCAAGTGATCAAATGAAATTGCAAAGTGATTCTTGAGCTTCACTGAGTCATCAAATGACTTTACTAAGTCGTCCGTGAACTTACCAAGTCATCAAATGACTGAACAAAGCTTCCAAATGAAATTAGATTGAAGCATCACAAATGTAAGTATGGTTATGCCCGTTTGCGCACTCTTTAAACGGTAAAGAGGAGATCAGCGAAGAAAAATCAGCCTAAAAAACAATTGTGATTTGAAGATGCTTTTTGTTCCGTTTTGCCGGCTTAAATAGAACTGCGGAAACAGAACCTATATTCCAAAAATCTTGTTAACTTACTAACATATATATTCATGTGTTTGGCTTCTGTTAATAAATGAAGGAAGTTAAAATTACATTTTAAAAATAATTTGATGCTGAAAATGGGGGAGTGCTAAAATTTTAACAAGAAATTAAAATGAATATAATTGGTGTCGTTTTTAGTTACCTGCTTACGTTTGTTGTTTTTTTGATGGTAGATATGCTATGGCTTGGCGTTATCGCAAAAAGCATTTACCGAAAATTTCTGGGTGGCTTTTTAGCCGATGATGTTAATTGGACTGCAGCATTCATCTTTTATTTTATTTATGTTGCCGGAATTTCAATTTTCGCAATTTACCCGGCAGTAAATAAAGGCTCGGTATATCATGCTGTTCTGATGGGGGCTTTATTTGGTTTTTTTACCTATGCCACCTACGACCTGACAAATTTAGCTACACTTAAAGATTGGCCGCTGCCAATTGTTATTATTGATATCATTTGGGGGGCGGTTCTTTCTGCGCTTGTTAGTTTTTCGGGTTTTTACATTGTAAAATGCTTAAGTTAAAAGAAATGTTCAATACAAAAACACCTCATATCAACGGAAAGTTTCTTTACTATGCATTTATTGCCGGGGGAAATCAGATACTTCAAAATCAAGTGGAAATAAATAGAATTAATGTTTTTCCGGTAAATGATAAAGATACAGGTACCAATCTTGCATCTACAATTCGTTCAGTAATTGATAATATAGAACCTGATAAATCGTATAAAACCACAGTAAATAATATTGCAGATGCTGCCTTAATGGGCGCCCGGGGTAATTCGGGTGTTATTTTCGCTCAGTTTTTGCACGGTTTGAGCAGGGAAACTTTGAACAAGCCCATTATTAACCTTCGCGAATTTGCCGAAAGTGTGAATAAATCAATCCCCTACATTTACGATGCCGTTGCCAACCCTGTTGAAGGAACCATGTTAACCGTTATTAAAGAGTGGTCTGACTTTCTTACGACTAAAAAAGACGCCATTCACGATTTTAAAAATGTAATCATTGATTCGGTTGTAGTGCTGGAGAAATCATTGGCCGAGACTACCTTAAAACTGAAAGTACTAAACAAATCAAAATTTGTTGATGCAGGAGCCAAAGGTTTTGTTTTATTTATTAAAGGCATTATTGAATTTATAAAAAAGCAAAACATCCGTAATTTGGTTGTAGAATCGAAGGAAAGCATTTCACTTATTCATACCGAAGAAATAAGCGATAACGAAATTACACATCGTTTTTGCACTGAAGCAATTATTAAGAACCTGACCGGCAGCAAAACAGAACTGCAAAATAGATTAAGCAAAAATGGTGATTCGGTTGTTGTTGCAGGGTCGGAAAACATTTGCCGCATCCATGTTCATACCAATCATCCGGCTGAGCTTTTTCATCAGTTGAAAGATATGGGAACCATAACCTTTCAGAAAGTTGATGATATGGTGCGCCAGCAGGAGGTTGCGGCCAAACGGAAATGGAACATCGCATTGGTAACCGATTCTACTTGTGATTTATCGCAGGAATTGATTGATTTTTATCAGATTCATGTAGTTCCGGTTAATTTGAATTTTGGAGACAATCATTATCTGGATAAAGTAACCATTCAACCCAATCAGTTTTACGATTTACTCGAAACACATGCCGAATTTCCCAAAACATCTCAAATAAACGAACAGGCTTTTACCAATTTGTATTCGCATTTGGCATCGCATTACGATGCTGTTATAGCAGTGCATCTTACCAGTCAGTTTAGCGGAACTTATGGCAATAGTGCTAAAGCCGGTGAACGAATTAAAAAAGAATTTAACAAACCTGTTCATGTAATCGATTCAAAAAATTTATCGGGGGCATTGGGATTGCTGGTGCTGAAAACGGCACAAAACATTGAAATTGGGGAGTCTTTGGAATCTCTTGTAGAATCTCTTGAAAAGGATGTGATTCAATCTAAGATATTTGTGAGTGTCAGAGATTTAAAATACATGATTAGAGGGGGACGGGTTTCCAAACCAAAAGGGATAATCGCAAGTGCACTTGGTTTAAACCCTGTTATTTCAATGGATGAAAATGGAAAATCAGTCCTGTTTGGAAAAACCTTTAGTCAGAAAGCCAGTCTGAACAAAATTTACAGGCACATAAAAAAGATAAGTGCCGGAAAAACGCTTTGGAACTATATTATACTTCATGCACACAATCCGCAGGGAGCTCTGGAAACAGAAGAAAAAATGAAACAGATGACCGGTAAAACCCCGGTTTCGGTAGTTGATATTTCACCTGTGATTGGAATGCATGCCGGAAATGGTGCCATTGCAATTTCTTTGCTGTTTAACCATTAACACTTCGCTAATGATGACTCTGTTTTTACAAGTGTCCCTGCTTATTTGGGTATTGGTAACTCTATTATGGATTTGGAGCATATTGATAAAGAATGTAAGTATCGTTGATCTTTTTTGGGGGTTTGGTTTTGTGGTGGTTAATGCATTTTATGTATTCATGTCGGGCGAATTAAATGCCAGAAAAATTCTGATATTGATATTGGTTTCCATTTGGGGTTTAAGGCTTGCCATTTACCTTGCCTTCAGAAATATTGGCAAAGGAGAGGATTTTAGGTATCAGGAATTCAGACGTAATTACGGCGCGGAACGTTATTGGTGGTTCAGTTATTTTCAAACCTTTTTACTGCAGGGCATTTTAATTATGCTTGTTTCGCTGCCTTTACTAGGAATCAGCCGGAGTGAGCATTCAGGAAACCTAAATTTCTTCGATTACCTCGGGATTTTAATTTGGTTGATTGGTTTTGCTTTTGAAGCAGGAGGCGATTTTCAATTGTCACGTTTTAAACGGGATCCTAAAAACAAAGGAAAGGTATTGGATACCGGCTTTTGGAAATACACCCGGCATCCTAATTATTTTGGCGATTCGGCCGTGTGGTGGGCCTACGCACTTTTAAGTATTGCCGCAGGAAGTTATTGGCAGGTTATTGGTTCGGTCGTAATGACTTTGCTGATTATCAAAGTTTCAGGTGTGGCCTTACTCGAAAAAACGCTGAACAAGTCAAAACCGGAATACCACGAATACATTCAAAAAACAAGTTCATTTTTCCCATGGTTTCCTAAAGAATAACTGCCAATGGATTTTATCATTAAAAATATCTGGTTGATACTTTTTGTAGTTTGGGTCTTACCATTGACTTGCTGCAGAAGCAGGTTCCGTAAAATGGTTTATCAAACAGATAGTTGGGTGATTAATAGTAAACCGGTGTTTTTAAAAGAAATAAAAGGGCTTGTGGGGAATATCTTTCCCGATAATCCGGACTATAAAAAGTTCAGAAACTTTGATCTGTTTTATCTGACCATTTATTTACTGCTTTTTATTGCTTATTTAGCTTTCGACACAAATTCTTAAAACATGAAACGTTCATGTATAAAGCTTTCTACACACAGGGAGATGATTATATGGTAAGTTTTCCATCTGACGAAAACTTAAAATTATAAACAGATGAAAAAAATAACCTTAGGGAGCAGTGTTCCCCCATTTGAATTAAGCGACCAGAACGGAAACTTGTTTTCGCTCGATTCGGTATTGGGCAAGAAAAATCTGGTGATTTATTTTTATCCTAAAGACGATAGTCCGGGCTGCACAAAAGAAGCTTGTTCGTTTCGGGACCAATTTGAAGTGTTTGCCGATGCCGATGCCATGATTATTGGAATTAGCGGACAATCGGCAGAAAGCCACCTGAAGTTTGCCCAAAAGTATCGGTTAAATTATACTTTGCTGAGTGACACCGGAAATAAGCTGCGCAAATTATTTGGTGTTCCGGCTGGTTTTTTTGGATTGATTCCGGGCAGAGTCACTTATGTAATTAACAAACAGGGAAAAGTAGCATTCATGTTTAACTCGCAAATTCAGGCTGAGAAACATGTTGACGAGGCTTTACGAATTCTGCAGGAAATAAAATGATAGATATTTTAAAAATCGGTTTTGTTTTGCTGTCCTATTTATTAGGCTCAGTGCCTGTCGGCTATCTTTTAACCAAATATTATACAGATAAAAATATTTTGGAAATGGGAAGCGGAAATATAGGCTCAACAAACGTAGGTCGTATTGCCGGTAGAAAATTAGCCATAGTCACCCAGCTTTTGGATATGCTTAAAGGACTTTTGCCTGTTGCTCTTTGTCTGTTTTTTGTTGATAACAAAACAGATGGATTCGAATTTTATATTTATTGGCTTGCCTTGGCAGCCATTATCGGGCACGATTTTAGCATCTTTCTCAAATTCAAAGGCGGGAAAGGTGTTAATACCACACTCGGGGCTTCCGTATTAATTGCTCCAATTTCCGTTTTCATTTCAGTAGCCATCTATTTTCTTGTAAAAAACCGATTCAAATATGTATCAATTGGTTCATTGCTGTTGGGGATCTTTTTGCCTCTTACCGAATTAGTCTTTCACGGGTTTACCTCCGCTTTTTACTATCTGCTGGCATGTATGGTTCTAATTATTCTCATGCACAAAGCAAATATAAGCCGCTTATTAAATCAAGAGGAACTTTCATCTTAAAAAGAAAACGTATGTCATTTTATCAATTTCAAAAGGAACAATTTATTAAAGCCACCATTGAGGAAATATGGGATTTTATCAGTTCGCCGCAGAATCTGAAAAAAATCACCCCGGAGAATATGGGTTTCGATATCCGAACCCCAAATCTACCAGATAAAATTTATGAGGGAATGATTATCCGTTATACCGTTCGCCCATTGCTGGGTATTCCAACCAACTGGGTTACCGAAATCACGCATCTTAAAGAGAAATTTTATTTTGTAGATGAACAAAGAGTTGGCCCCTATAAATTGTGGCACCATCAGCACATTATTATGCCCAAAGAAAATGGTGTACTAATGAAAGATATTGTGAGTTATCAGCCTCCTTTTGGTGTGCTGGGGAGAATTGCCAATGCCCTGATTATTAGAAATACATTAAATGACATATTTGATTACCGAACCAAAGCGCTCGAAAAAATATATCCCTTATGAGAATCGAGTTCTTGAACCGAAGTAATTCATCAAATGATTGAAGAGTGCTTCCCAATGAGAAAAGAGAGCTCCCAAATGAAAAAACCAAGCCGTTCCTGAACCGAAGTAATTCATGAAATGATTGAAGAGTACTTCCCAATGAGAAAAGAGAGCTATCAAATGAAAAAACCAAGCCGTTCCTGAACCGAAGTAATTCATGAAATGATTGAAGAGTACTTCCCAATGAGAAAAGAAAGCTATCAAATGAAAAAACCAAGTCGTTCCTGAACTTCACAAAGTCATCAAATGACTGAACAAAGCTTCCAAATGAAATGACAAAGTTATCAAATGACTGAACAAAGTCGTTCCTGAACCAAAGCAAGTTGTCCATCTAAAAAATGGCTGCAAAAACAAAATTACAGATTCAAGAAAAAACATTTAAATTTATGCTGTTGCACACACTGGAAAGAGAATGATAATAGAAACAAATCCAAATTTGAATAAAAATATTCTGCTGGCTGTTACCATGTCATCCAATTTCCTGAATCCTTTAATGGGAGCTGCCGTTAATGTGGCTTTACCCAGAATTGGGGAAGAATTGTCGATGTCGGCAGTGGGTTTAAGTTGGGTGAGTATGTCCTTTTTGTTGGCTTCGTCGGTATTTTTAGTCCCTTTTGGTAAAGTAAGCGACAATTGGGGGCGAATGAAAATGTTTTTGTCCAGCAATGTATTATTTGCTTTGTCCACTTTATTTTGTGCTTTTTCTTTTTCTTCCGAAATGCTAATCCTGGGTCGTTTATTGCAGGGAATTGGCGCGGCAGGCATATTTGCCTCGAACATGGCCATTGTAATATCGGCTTTCGAACCTCACGAACGTGGTAAAATGATTGGATTAAATGTAATGGCCGTTTACGTAGGTTTATCCATTGCTCCGGTTTTGGGCGGTATTCTAACCGAATCCTTGGGCTGGCGTTCCTTGTTCTTCATTAATGCAGGGGCAGTCCTGCTAATCATACTGGCAATAATCACAAAAATTAAAGCCGAATGGGCCGTTCCCAACAATGCGAAATTCGACATTCAGGGAACCTTGCTCTATATGCTTTCCGTTTCGGGATTGATGTATGGGTTTTCGCATTTACCAAAAACGGAAGCAATCCTGTTCACTTTCCTGGGAATTGCAGGGCTGATTGTTTTTGTCAGATACGAGTTAAAACAAGCAAACCCGGTTTTTGAAATGCAGCTGTTCTTCAAAAACAAGTTGTTTGCCTTCTCCAATCTATCCGCTTTTATTAATTATGCAGCCACTTTTGCCATCACGTTCGTTTTTAGTTTGTATCTGCAGTACGTGAAAGGCTTATCGCCCAAAGAGGCAGGTTTTATTTTAATTGCACAACCTGTAGTGATGGCTGTAGTAGCATCATTCTCCGGCAAATTGTCGGATACAAAAGACCCGCGGATTTTGGCATCCATAGGAATGGGTATAAGCGCAGCAGGGCTCTTACTACTTACTTTTATCAGCAAAGAAACATCTTATGCCTATATTGTTTTTGCTTTACTGATTTTAGGATTTGGTTTTGGGATGTTTTCATCGCCCAATACAAACTCAGTAATGAGTTCGGTGGAAAAACGTTTTTTAGGACTTGCATCGGCTACTGTTGCTACCATGCGAACCACCGGAATGATGTTTAGTATGGCTGTTGCAGCCCTTTCCATACATATTTTTTTGGGAGATGCTAAAATTCATGCCGGCAATCTGGATTCATTCATGTTGAGCATGAGAGTGATTGTCATTAGTTTTACAGTTTTGTGTGTAATCGGAATTTTTACATCGTTGGTTGGCAGGCGGAAAACGACCGGCAATTAAGTTTTAGGGGATGATCCTGAAAATTGGTAAACTTCAATTTATTCCTGCGTGATGCCAAAGTTAAAAGGACTTTTCCTAAGTTTGTATACAGTGATGCATTAGTTTATATAGTTAAATTTTCTCGTATGATAATTAAATCGGATCAATCGAAAAAAAGAGAATTTAAAGGTGTGGAATTTGAGGTTCTGGCAACCGGAGAGAAATCTATGGTGACCAAGATGAATTATAAAATTGGTGATACAGTTCCTTTCCATTCTCATCCTAATGAACAAAGTGGATACGTGATCTCAGGAGAATACTGCATTCAATTCGGGCAGTTCTCCGAACGGCTAAAATCGGGTGATTCATACTGTATTCCCGAAAATGTTAAGCATCGCTGGGAGGTCATTGTTGGTGGGGAGGTAATCGACGTATTTACGCCTCCCAGACTTGACTATTTGTAAATGGTATGGTATTTATGGGATTTATCGCATGCGGGACAGAATAGAACTGAAGCCCCTAACCGGTTAATCCCTGATGCCTTTTTTATGAGATAAATGGAGCTGAATAAGATTGAAAATATTATCAAAGGGATCAGACGATATTATCCGGTATCTGATGATTCGATTGAAACACTGGCTGGTTTATTAACCGAAACTCATCTGCCGAAACATCATTTGCTGACCAAAGCAGGGGTTAAAGATAATTTTGTATACTTTATCGAGCAGGGATGTATGCGAACATATTTTTTAGTTGACGGGAAAGAAATTACCAATTGGTTTAGCCGGGAAGGTGATATTACCTTTTCTTCAAATTCATTGTATCATCGAATTCCAGGATTCGATTTTGTTGAGCTTCTTGAAGATTCATGCGTATTTACCCTGCCCATTGATGCTTTAAATGACTTGTACAAAACGAACATTGACATGGCAAACTGGTCCCGTACCATTCATCAGGAAGTGTTGCTGAAAATGCAGAACCTGCGTATCGACAGGTTAAGCTTATCATCAAAAGCCCGCTACGAAAAGTTTTACAACGAAAATCCTGATTTGTCTAATCGGGTAAATTTGGGATACATTGCTTCTTATTTGGGGATGACCCAACAACATTTAAGTACCATACGGGCGAATGGATGATTTTAAGATAGATGAAAAATTAATTGATTGTTCTTCTCTATTTTTGAATTTCAAAAACAAATGAAATGAAAACTGAAATGCAAAAATGTTTGGATGGCGAAGTCTTTAACACATCCAACGAGGAAAATCAAAGTCTGATACACAAGGCTCGGAAATTAACAAAAATCTATAATGCGACAGCAAGCACTGATGCCGGAAACCGAAAGGATATTTTGCGTGAACTGTTTGGGAAAGTAGGTGATAATGTAAATATCGATACGCCTTTTTACTGCGACTACGGCAAGCATATTTTTGTTGGCACCAATGTAATTATTAATATCAACTGCACATTTGTTGACTGTAATAGAATTGAAATTGGAAACAATGTGTTGATCGCTTCCAATGTGCAGATTTATACGGCAACTCATTCAACAGATGTAAACGATCGTTTGGTAACTGATTGGGATCCCGGTTCAGAACTTCCATTCTTTAGAACTTATGCACTGCCCGTAAAAATTGAGGACAATGTATGGATTGGAGGAGGCGTAATTATTTTACCCGGAGTAACAATCGGGAAAAATTCTGTGATTGGAGCAGGAAGCGTTGTGACCAAATCGATTCCCGAAAATTGTGTAGCGGTTGGTAATCCATGTAGAATTATCCGAAAAATAAATGAGCAAAACAGAAAGCATGGAAAAGATTAAAGCTGTAATTTTTGATCTCGACGGAACTATTGGCGATACTTTGCCATTGTGTATTAAAGCTTTCAGAAAATCAATAGAACCGCTTATTGGCAGATCAATTTCTGATGAAGAAATAATTGCAACCTTCGGCCCCTCGGAGGAAGGAACAATAATGGCATTGGCTCCCAACAATTACCCGGAAGGCATTTCGCGTTACTTGTGTTATTATGAGCAGCTCCACGAAATGTGCCCAAAACCTTTTAATGGAATAGTAAACCTGTTGGCTGATTTAAAAGATAGAAATATCAGACTTGCCATGGTTACCGGCAAAGGGAAATACAGTACAAATATTTCATTACAGAAATTTGGTATTTCTCATTTATTTGAAACAATTGAAACCGGACATCCAATTGGGCCACGAAAACCGGAAGGAATCACTGCTGTTTTAAATTACTTTAAGGATGTAAACAAGAATGAAGTAATTTATGTTGGCGATGCTCCAAGTGATATTGTTGTTTGTAAAAATGCCGGCATTCCAATTGCAGCTGCAGCATGGGCACTTTCATCCGAACCGGAGAAACT is a genomic window containing:
- a CDS encoding MFS transporter, yielding MIIETNPNLNKNILLAVTMSSNFLNPLMGAAVNVALPRIGEELSMSAVGLSWVSMSFLLASSVFLVPFGKVSDNWGRMKMFLSSNVLFALSTLFCAFSFSSEMLILGRLLQGIGAAGIFASNMAIVISAFEPHERGKMIGLNVMAVYVGLSIAPVLGGILTESLGWRSLFFINAGAVLLIILAIITKIKAEWAVPNNAKFDIQGTLLYMLSVSGLMYGFSHLPKTEAILFTFLGIAGLIVFVRYELKQANPVFEMQLFFKNKLFAFSNLSAFINYAATFAITFVFSLYLQYVKGLSPKEAGFILIAQPVVMAVVASFSGKLSDTKDPRILASIGMGISAAGLLLLTFISKETSYAYIVFALLILGFGFGMFSSPNTNSVMSSVEKRFLGLASATVATMRTTGMMFSMAVAALSIHIFLGDAKIHAGNLDSFMLSMRVIVISFTVLCVIGIFTSLVGRRKTTGN
- a CDS encoding cupin domain-containing protein; amino-acid sequence: MIIKSDQSKKREFKGVEFEVLATGEKSMVTKMNYKIGDTVPFHSHPNEQSGYVISGEYCIQFGQFSERLKSGDSYCIPENVKHRWEVIVGGEVIDVFTPPRLDYL
- a CDS encoding Crp/Fnr family transcriptional regulator; protein product: MELNKIENIIKGIRRYYPVSDDSIETLAGLLTETHLPKHHLLTKAGVKDNFVYFIEQGCMRTYFLVDGKEITNWFSREGDITFSSNSLYHRIPGFDFVELLEDSCVFTLPIDALNDLYKTNIDMANWSRTIHQEVLLKMQNLRIDRLSLSSKARYEKFYNENPDLSNRVNLGYIASYLGMTQQHLSTIRANG
- a CDS encoding sugar O-acetyltransferase yields the protein MKTEMQKCLDGEVFNTSNEENQSLIHKARKLTKIYNATASTDAGNRKDILRELFGKVGDNVNIDTPFYCDYGKHIFVGTNVIININCTFVDCNRIEIGNNVLIASNVQIYTATHSTDVNDRLVTDWDPGSELPFFRTYALPVKIEDNVWIGGGVIILPGVTIGKNSVIGAGSVVTKSIPENCVAVGNPCRIIRKINEQNRKHGKD
- a CDS encoding HAD family hydrolase, translated to MEKIKAVIFDLDGTIGDTLPLCIKAFRKSIEPLIGRSISDEEIIATFGPSEEGTIMALAPNNYPEGISRYLCYYEQLHEMCPKPFNGIVNLLADLKDRNIRLAMVTGKGKYSTNISLQKFGISHLFETIETGHPIGPRKPEGITAVLNYFKDVNKNEVIYVGDAPSDIVVCKNAGIPIAAAAWALSSEPEKLAELNPEELFYSTGDFTDWINSRI